One window of Nostoc sp. C052 genomic DNA carries:
- a CDS encoding cytochrome P450, with amino-acid sequence MQKLKSAEEMPGSYGFPILGETLEIFRDLELYIWRRFQQHGSVFKTSVMGYKRAYLIGPDANRLVLVEQAENMSSRIGWYFLESTFGNNILLQDGEEHRLTRRLMYPAFHGKAIATYFDTIQNIVQDFLKDWGERETIPLNSSFRQLTLIVATRLFLGSQNKSEVEQTSQWFTQLIDSSMAIVKWNVPFTLYGRGQNARGKLVAFLREVIAQRMEQGNLEESKDVLGLLLAAVDEDGNKLSEAQVINEALLLLFAGHETTASLLTWVIFELGNHPEWRERLRQEQLAVVGDNSLSLSHLKQLPQLTNVLKEVERLYPPVYAYNRGVLKDIEYRGYRIPAGWFVTISPMLTHRLPELYTDPDRFDPDRFAPPREEDKKHPLALMGFGYGSHSCLGMEFAQMEMKIVLSTLLRHYDWTVKPDYSAIAPVRQPSKVKDTLQAYIEPLVITHPLKSQT; translated from the coding sequence ATGCAGAAGTTAAAATCCGCCGAGGAAATGCCTGGTAGCTATGGTTTTCCCATTTTAGGCGAGACTTTGGAAATATTTCGGGATTTAGAACTGTATATATGGCGACGATTCCAGCAGCATGGTTCAGTTTTTAAGACGAGTGTCATGGGATACAAACGTGCTTATTTAATCGGCCCTGATGCTAATCGGCTGGTGCTGGTAGAACAAGCGGAAAATATGTCGTCGCGAATCGGTTGGTATTTCCTAGAATCAACATTTGGCAACAATATTTTATTACAAGATGGGGAAGAACATCGGCTCACCCGTCGCTTGATGTATCCAGCATTTCACGGAAAAGCGATCGCTACATACTTCGATACTATTCAAAATATTGTGCAAGACTTCCTCAAAGATTGGGGAGAGCGAGAAACGATTCCTTTAAATTCTAGTTTCCGCCAGCTGACTCTGATAGTTGCGACTCGCCTGTTCTTGGGAAGTCAGAACAAGAGCGAAGTTGAGCAAACCAGTCAGTGGTTTACACAACTGATAGATAGCAGTATGGCGATAGTCAAATGGAATGTCCCTTTTACTTTATATGGTCGCGGTCAAAATGCTAGGGGTAAGTTAGTGGCTTTCTTACGTGAAGTAATCGCCCAACGTATGGAGCAAGGTAACTTAGAAGAGTCAAAAGATGTGTTGGGATTACTTTTAGCGGCTGTTGATGAAGACGGTAATAAATTGAGCGAAGCACAGGTAATCAACGAAGCATTACTACTGCTGTTTGCTGGACATGAAACTACAGCCTCCTTGCTGACTTGGGTAATCTTTGAATTAGGTAATCACCCAGAATGGCGAGAACGACTACGCCAAGAACAATTAGCAGTTGTGGGAGATAATTCCCTTAGCTTGTCCCATCTCAAACAACTTCCACAGTTAACCAACGTACTAAAAGAAGTAGAACGGCTCTATCCGCCAGTGTATGCCTATAACCGTGGAGTTCTCAAGGATATTGAGTATAGAGGCTATCGTATCCCAGCAGGTTGGTTTGTGACTATCTCACCCATGCTGACTCACCGTTTACCAGAACTGTACACCGATCCCGATCGCTTCGACCCCGATCGCTTTGCACCACCTCGCGAAGAAGATAAGAAACATCCTTTGGCACTAATGGGTTTTGGTTATGGTTCGCACAGTTGTTTAGGTATGGAATTTGCCCAAATGGAAATGAAAATTGTGCTTTCCACACTGCTTCGTCATTACGACTGGACAGTAAAACCGGATTATTCTGCGATCGCTCC
- a CDS encoding calcium-binding protein has translation MPSVEADENREHRIKTEIIVDAEDKEDRAMGWYYYLEETLNFPFLAKWTKKGRKSAAAEEKQVEVLGMAPDDECLKDMFVEVAYINGKDDDVYSARLSEIAAIDADSETQEAIADWLYWIAREYKF, from the coding sequence ATGCCTAGTGTTGAAGCCGACGAAAACCGAGAGCATCGCATTAAAACAGAGATTATTGTAGATGCTGAAGACAAAGAAGACAGGGCTATGGGTTGGTACTATTACCTCGAAGAGACTCTAAATTTTCCCTTTCTGGCAAAATGGACTAAGAAAGGACGCAAATCAGCTGCCGCCGAGGAGAAACAAGTCGAAGTCTTGGGAATGGCCCCAGATGATGAGTGCTTAAAAGATATGTTTGTAGAAGTTGCTTATATTAATGGTAAGGATGATGATGTATATTCTGCAAGGTTGTCTGAAATAGCAGCTATTGACGCTGACAGTGAAACTCAAGAAGCGATCGCAGACTGGCTCTATTGGATTGCTAGAGAATATAAATTTTAA
- a CDS encoding sugar O-acetyltransferase codes for MEKTEKQKMLAGELYLAEDPELAAENKRASRLLRRYNSTTEEQQEQRQQILQELFGRIGEKIVIVPPFHCDYGSNIFAGDKLYMNYGCVILDCNPVHIGENVLCAPYVQIYTAYHPTEPEIRLSGRELAAPINIGNNVWIGGSAIICPGVTIGDNTTIGAGSVVVKDIPENVVAAGNPCRVIRYLS; via the coding sequence ATGGAAAAAACTGAAAAACAGAAAATGCTCGCAGGCGAATTATATTTGGCAGAAGATCCAGAATTGGCTGCCGAAAATAAGCGAGCTAGTCGTCTGTTGCGGAGGTACAATTCTACAACCGAAGAACAGCAAGAGCAACGACAGCAAATTTTGCAAGAATTATTTGGCAGAATCGGTGAAAAAATAGTAATTGTGCCACCTTTTCACTGTGACTATGGCAGTAATATTTTCGCTGGCGACAAATTATATATGAACTATGGCTGTGTAATTTTAGACTGTAATCCAGTTCACATTGGTGAAAATGTCTTGTGCGCTCCTTATGTGCAAATTTATACTGCTTATCATCCTACAGAGCCAGAAATTCGTCTTTCTGGCAGAGAATTAGCTGCTCCAATCAACATTGGTAATAATGTCTGGATTGGTGGCAGTGCAATTATTTGTCCAGGTGTAACTATTGGTGATAATACAACCATTGGTGCTGGCAGTGTAGTTGTCAAAGATATACCTGAAAATGTTGTCGCTGCCGGTAATCCCTGCCGCGTCATTCGCTATTTGTCCTAG
- a CDS encoding diguanylate cyclase domain-containing protein, whose translation MLARKILVVEDEKILASNIRKSLQKLGYSVSEITKSGKEAIKKVAETHPHLVLIDICLAGEIDGVHVADIIQNHFHVPVVYLTECLEYKTLHKNQLSEPFSYIVKPVIERDLHFAIEMALYKHQSKKILYEEKQRLATIINSMGCAVIVTYANGSIQMMNPIAERITGWKQSEAFGKDLVEIVNLVDKDVGETIENLATDVMEAGEIFNLPENCTLITKDGREIAIGDNISPIRDRDGNITGAVLIFQDITKRKQTEAQLIRNAFYDGLTALPNRVLFLDRLRQTIERSKRRSDYYFAVLFLDLDGFKEINDRFGHGIGDDFLIAIARRLESCLRGGDTVARFGGDEFTVLLEDIKDITDATNVAKRIQDSLRLPVNLNGYQLSTTASIGITWNFSNHEEPATLLRDADIAMYRAKRQGKATYAIF comes from the coding sequence ATGCTCGCCCGCAAAATCCTAGTTGTTGAGGATGAAAAAATTCTCGCCTCAAATATTAGAAAAAGTTTACAAAAACTAGGTTATTCCGTTTCAGAAATAACTAAGTCTGGTAAAGAGGCAATAAAAAAAGTAGCAGAAACTCATCCACATTTAGTATTAATTGATATTTGCCTAGCTGGGGAAATTGACGGTGTACACGTAGCAGATATTATCCAGAATCACTTTCATGTACCTGTAGTATATCTAACAGAGTGTTTGGAATATAAAACATTACATAAAAATCAGCTAAGTGAGCCTTTTAGCTACATAGTCAAACCAGTTATTGAAAGAGATTTACATTTTGCGATTGAAATGGCTCTGTACAAACATCAAAGCAAAAAGATATTATACGAAGAAAAACAGAGGCTAGCGACAATTATTAACAGTATGGGCTGTGCAGTGATTGTGACTTATGCAAATGGTTCTATTCAAATGATGAATCCCATCGCAGAACGAATCACTGGTTGGAAGCAAAGTGAAGCGTTTGGTAAAGATTTAGTAGAAATTGTTAACTTAGTTGACAAAGATGTAGGAGAAACAATTGAAAATTTAGCCACAGATGTAATGGAAGCAGGTGAAATTTTCAATTTACCAGAAAACTGTACACTGATTACAAAAGATGGTAGAGAAATAGCGATTGGGGATAATATTTCACCCATCCGCGATCGAGATGGTAATATTACTGGCGCGGTTTTAATTTTTCAAGATATCACCAAACGCAAGCAGACAGAGGCGCAACTGATCCGTAATGCGTTTTATGATGGGCTGACAGCATTACCGAATCGTGTTTTATTCTTAGATCGGCTCAGACAAACTATTGAACGTAGTAAACGCAGAAGCGATTATTATTTTGCAGTTTTATTTTTGGATTTAGATGGTTTTAAAGAGATTAACGATCGCTTTGGGCATGGAATCGGGGATGATTTTTTAATAGCGATCGCTAGACGTTTAGAGTCGTGTTTACGTGGTGGCGATACTGTAGCACGATTTGGTGGTGATGAGTTTACAGTTCTTTTAGAGGATATTAAAGACATTACCGATGCTACCAATGTTGCCAAACGTATTCAAGACTCCCTACGATTGCCAGTTAACCTCAATGGATATCAATTATCTACTACAGCTAGCATTGGTATTACTTGGAATTTTAGTAATCATGAGGAGCCTGCAACTTTGCTACGGGATGCTGATATTGCTATGTACCGAGCTAAACGCCAGGGAAAAGCTACTTATGCCATATTTTAG
- the folB gene encoding dihydroneopterin aldolase — MDCIHLTGIRGYGYTGYLPEEQVLGQWFEVDVRLWLDISTAAKTDAIEDTLDYRSVISLIQHLIKTSKFALVEKLVATIADSILQECDRVTKVQVTLSKPAAPIPDFGGKISIELTKSKSNL; from the coding sequence ATGGACTGCATTCATTTAACGGGAATTCGCGGCTATGGCTACACTGGATATCTACCAGAAGAACAGGTGCTAGGACAATGGTTTGAGGTGGATGTGAGGTTATGGTTGGATATCTCCACAGCGGCCAAGACTGACGCGATCGAAGACACTTTAGATTATCGCAGCGTCATTAGCTTGATACAACATCTGATCAAAACGTCTAAATTTGCTTTGGTGGAGAAATTGGTAGCAACGATCGCAGATTCTATCCTCCAAGAGTGCGATCGTGTAACAAAAGTTCAAGTCACTCTCAGCAAACCTGCCGCACCTATTCCAGACTTTGGTGGCAAAATTAGCATTGAATTGACTAAAAGTAAGTCCAATCTATAA
- the menD gene encoding 2-succinyl-5-enolpyruvyl-6-hydroxy-3-cyclohexene-1-carboxylic-acid synthase encodes MFDLMPIAYRNVNQLWAYILTETLKRLGLTCAIICPGSRSTPLAIAFAQQVPEIEAISILDERSAAFFALGQAKATGRPVVVVCTSGTAGANFYSAVIEAKESRVPLLLLTTDRPPELRDCHSGQTVDQLRLYGNYPNWQTELALPSSDLGMLAYLRQTVIHSWERAQTPTKGPVHLNIPFRDPLAPVPDGTDLSYLQSQFHPEDFFAGIANPFPILHSLCPIPKEWKECDRGIIIAGVAQPSQPEEYCRAIARLSQTLKWPVLAEGLSPVRNYAELNPYLISTYDLILRNQQLAKQLAPEMVIQVGEMPTSKELRTWIDATQPRRWVIDPSDQNLDPLHGRTTHLRISVEDIKAEEINLSFSSNYGKQWCDAETKVRLVVDQTMGKIDEMIESKAAWLISQILPPGTPLFIANSMPVRDVEYFWKPNNLGVRSHFNRGANGIDGTLSTALGIAHRQQSSVMLTGDLALLHDTNGFLIRNKFVGHLTIVLINNNGGGIFEMLPIAKFDPPFEEFFGTPQDIDFAQLCATYNVQHELITSWEELQQRLNPLLTKGIRVLELQTNRKADAKWRQENLKKFAADVAI; translated from the coding sequence ATGTTTGATTTAATGCCGATCGCTTATAGGAATGTTAATCAACTTTGGGCTTATATTTTAACAGAGACACTAAAGCGGTTGGGATTGACTTGTGCCATCATTTGCCCTGGATCGCGCTCTACACCTCTAGCGATCGCCTTTGCTCAACAAGTACCTGAGATTGAAGCGATTTCCATTCTTGATGAACGTTCCGCCGCCTTTTTCGCTTTGGGACAAGCGAAAGCAACCGGACGCCCTGTGGTAGTTGTTTGCACTTCTGGTACAGCAGGGGCAAACTTTTATTCAGCAGTCATTGAAGCGAAAGAAAGTCGCGTACCACTGTTGCTATTGACCACCGATAGACCGCCAGAATTGCGAGATTGTCATTCTGGGCAAACTGTAGATCAATTGAGATTATATGGCAACTACCCAAATTGGCAAACAGAGTTAGCCTTACCCTCATCTGATTTGGGAATGCTAGCTTACCTGCGACAAACGGTAATTCATAGCTGGGAAAGGGCACAAACTCCTACAAAGGGGCCAGTACATTTGAATATTCCCTTTCGCGATCCCTTAGCGCCTGTTCCTGATGGAACTGACTTGAGTTATTTGCAATCGCAGTTTCACCCAGAAGACTTTTTTGCAGGAATAGCAAACCCATTCCCTATTCTCCATTCCCTATGCCCAATTCCCAAAGAGTGGAAAGAATGCGATCGCGGTATCATCATCGCAGGTGTTGCCCAACCGTCGCAACCAGAGGAATATTGTAGAGCGATCGCGCGCCTTTCCCAAACTCTCAAATGGCCTGTGCTAGCTGAGGGACTCTCCCCAGTGAGAAATTATGCCGAACTCAACCCTTATTTAATTTCCACTTATGACTTGATTTTGCGAAATCAGCAACTAGCAAAGCAGTTAGCACCCGAAATGGTAATTCAGGTGGGTGAAATGCCTACTAGTAAAGAACTACGTACCTGGATCGATGCAACCCAACCGCGACGCTGGGTAATTGATCCCAGCGACCAAAACCTCGACCCTTTGCATGGGAGAACGACGCATTTACGCATATCTGTAGAAGATATCAAAGCAGAAGAGATAAATTTATCTTTTTCTTCAAACTATGGAAAGCAATGGTGTGATGCAGAAACTAAAGTCAGGTTAGTTGTTGACCAGACGATGGGGAAAATAGATGAAATGATTGAGAGTAAAGCAGCTTGGTTAATTTCTCAGATTTTACCGCCTGGAACGCCTCTGTTTATTGCCAATAGTATGCCTGTGCGGGATGTAGAATATTTCTGGAAACCGAATAATTTAGGAGTGCGATCGCACTTTAATCGAGGTGCAAATGGCATAGATGGCACATTATCCACAGCTTTAGGAATTGCCCATCGCCAGCAAAGTAGTGTGATGTTAACGGGAGATTTAGCTCTGTTGCATGACACTAATGGTTTTTTAATCCGCAATAAGTTTGTGGGACATTTGACGATTGTGTTAATAAATAACAACGGCGGTGGGATTTTTGAAATGTTACCCATTGCCAAGTTTGATCCACCATTTGAAGAGTTTTTTGGCACTCCCCAGGATATTGATTTTGCTCAGTTGTGTGCAACTTACAATGTGCAGCATGAATTGATTACTTCTTGGGAGGAGTTGCAGCAAAGACTAAACCCACTTCTGACTAAGGGAATTCGAGTTTTAGAGTTGCAGACAAATCGCAAAGCTGATGCCAAGTGGCGACAAGAAAATTTAAAAAAGTTTGCCGCAGATGTTGCGATTTAA
- a CDS encoding DUF6602 domain-containing protein: protein MFIYEGNKYIFQRLKGIQDNLNSIHTASKSTSSNTKGKEREEFINLFLSQILPSPFRFGSGEITDLSSHLSGQLDIVIEYPLLPSITLPASNAGNRLYLAEGVAACIEVKSNLITQWNEVKETSQKVKQLRRRLSASTGMAPKQIPLFAVGYKGWKNEQSLNKRIQEGIVDGILIIEEGLFVWNHGILPVSQLSGTATGPWTLWGLIVALNRLATSLKYTSIDLIFYARPDWMIIKRLCNKLEEDDSVEVNFLEILHEEGINDHEEANKILKSLEEEGFIKIISTGMSQDTKINADVNIKITSEAIEFTKYMNTPFELT, encoded by the coding sequence ATGTTTATTTATGAAGGTAATAAATATATTTTCCAAAGGCTAAAAGGGATTCAAGATAACCTGAATTCTATACATACTGCAAGTAAAAGTACAAGTAGTAATACAAAAGGTAAAGAAAGAGAAGAGTTTATAAACTTATTTCTTTCTCAAATATTGCCATCTCCCTTTAGATTTGGTTCTGGAGAAATTACAGATTTAAGTAGTCATCTCAGCGGGCAACTTGATATTGTTATTGAATATCCACTTTTACCAAGTATCACATTACCTGCATCAAATGCGGGTAATAGATTATATCTTGCAGAAGGAGTAGCTGCATGTATTGAAGTTAAATCTAACTTGATTACTCAGTGGAACGAGGTAAAGGAGACTTCTCAAAAGGTCAAGCAACTCAGAAGAAGATTGAGTGCTAGTACAGGAATGGCTCCAAAGCAAATTCCTTTATTTGCTGTTGGATATAAAGGGTGGAAAAATGAACAATCTCTAAATAAGCGTATACAAGAAGGGATTGTAGATGGAATTCTGATTATTGAAGAGGGTTTATTTGTTTGGAATCACGGAATTTTACCAGTATCCCAACTTTCTGGAACAGCTACAGGCCCTTGGACACTTTGGGGACTAATAGTAGCATTAAATAGGTTAGCAACTTCACTTAAATATACAAGCATCGATTTGATATTCTATGCTAGACCCGACTGGATGATTATCAAAAGATTGTGTAATAAACTTGAGGAAGATGATTCTGTTGAAGTAAATTTTCTTGAAATTCTACATGAAGAAGGAATAAATGATCATGAAGAGGCAAACAAAATACTGAAATCTCTTGAAGAAGAAGGCTTTATTAAAATTATCAGTACAGGTATGAGCCAAGATACTAAAATAAATGCAGATGTCAATATCAAGATAACTAGTGAAGCAATAGAGTTCACGAAGTATATGAATACACCTTTTGAATTAACTTAG
- the ahcY gene encoding adenosylhomocysteinase, which yields MTATSPRLKHEVKDLGLAALGRQRIEWAGREMPVLRQIRDRFAIEKPFAGLRLVACAHITTETAHLAIALKAGGADALLIASNPLSTQDDVAASLVLDHEIPVFAQKGEDNATYNRHVQIALDHRPNIIVDDGSDVVATLVQERQHQIADLIGSTEETTTGIVRLRAMFREGVLTFPAVNVNDADTKHFFDNRYGTGQSTLDGIIRATNILLAGKNIVVVGYGWCGKGTALRARGMGANVIVTEIDPIKAIEAVMDGFRVLPMAEAAPQGDIFITVTGNKHVVRGEHFDVMKDGAIVCNSGHFDLELDLKYLAAQAKEIKEVRPFTEEYKLKNGKSVVVLGQGRLINLAAAEGHPSAVMDMSFANQALACEFLVKNKGKLAPGLHSIPVEVDQEIARLKLQAIGITIDSLTADQIEYINSWTSGT from the coding sequence ATGACCGCAACTTCTCCCCGATTAAAGCACGAGGTTAAAGACCTCGGCCTAGCTGCCTTGGGAAGACAGCGCATTGAATGGGCTGGACGCGAAATGCCAGTTTTGCGGCAAATCCGCGATCGCTTTGCTATCGAGAAACCCTTCGCTGGTTTACGCCTTGTAGCTTGCGCCCACATTACAACAGAAACAGCACATTTGGCGATCGCTCTGAAAGCCGGTGGTGCAGATGCGCTTTTAATTGCTAGCAACCCCTTATCAACCCAAGATGACGTAGCCGCTAGCCTCGTCCTCGATCACGAAATTCCCGTCTTTGCTCAAAAAGGCGAAGATAACGCAACTTATAACCGCCACGTCCAAATAGCTTTAGATCACCGCCCCAACATTATTGTTGATGACGGTAGCGATGTAGTTGCAACTTTGGTACAAGAACGCCAACACCAAATTGCTGATTTGATTGGTAGCACCGAGGAAACCACAACTGGGATCGTCCGGTTACGCGCCATGTTTAGAGAAGGCGTTCTCACCTTCCCCGCAGTCAACGTCAACGACGCGGACACCAAGCACTTCTTTGATAATCGCTATGGTACTGGGCAATCAACCCTAGATGGCATTATCCGCGCCACCAATATTTTGTTGGCTGGTAAAAACATTGTCGTCGTCGGTTATGGCTGGTGTGGTAAAGGTACAGCCCTCCGCGCCCGTGGGATGGGTGCTAACGTCATCGTCACCGAAATCGACCCCATCAAGGCAATTGAAGCCGTAATGGATGGCTTCCGCGTCCTGCCAATGGCTGAAGCTGCACCCCAAGGTGATATTTTTATCACTGTGACTGGTAACAAGCACGTCGTTCGTGGTGAACACTTCGATGTCATGAAAGATGGTGCGATCGTTTGTAACTCCGGTCACTTTGACTTGGAACTTGATTTGAAATACTTGGCTGCACAAGCTAAGGAAATCAAAGAAGTTCGTCCTTTCACCGAAGAGTATAAGTTGAAAAATGGTAAATCAGTCGTCGTTCTCGGACAAGGACGTTTGATTAACCTAGCTGCGGCTGAAGGACACCCCAGCGCAGTCATGGATATGAGTTTTGCCAACCAAGCTTTGGCTTGTGAATTTCTGGTGAAGAATAAGGGTAAGTTAGCCCCTGGTTTGCACTCAATTCCTGTTGAAGTCGATCAAGAAATTGCTCGGTTGAAGTTGCAGGCTATTGGTATCACGATTGATAGCCTAACAGCAGATCAAATTGAGTACATTAACTCTTGGACAAGTGGAACTTGA
- a CDS encoding mechanosensitive ion channel family protein encodes MRFQFLALALPAVGIASSMTIGVVSVQKATAQIPFLPQLQAPSSVSNDSDNRVVSGWIYLDGRRLFQIAASRTNFPERSEDIQKKLEKIGQNYFQSPAKTPVKVEVRKVNELPVIYVNGQYLMTVTSEDAALRQVDISTSANQVAESLQEDLQQAKQERQTQSLINQGKIAGGIGLAMIVMSWGVYSWQRRSQNNLEHSIASQPQRELFNYPKPADQVITTQLNQQQKNHLQEVKRRLFQLSQAGIWGGGSFFILGLFPYTRSFQVGILTAAQFPLRLGVVFLGTYVAIRLTYALIDRFASTLISSGAFLTPESSARLQLRVSTFSGVTKSITTAIWVGVAFLLALVSLGIDIVPLLAGASLVGVALSLASQNLIKDAINGFLIILEDQYALGDVITVGDVGGLVENLNLRMTQVRDSEGRLITIPNSEIKVVANLSSRWSRADLTIPIAYQADTEEALKLIATIADKMNQEMQWQSQILEPPQVLGIDQFGDRGLIIRVWIKTQPLKQWDVARELRRRLKVALDEAGISISVPQQAIWVNDDQLLNFQGNGKAN; translated from the coding sequence GTGCGCTTTCAATTTTTGGCGTTGGCTTTGCCCGCCGTAGGCATCGCCAGTTCAATGACCATAGGCGTTGTATCTGTGCAAAAAGCCACAGCCCAGATTCCTTTTTTACCGCAACTGCAAGCTCCCAGCAGTGTGAGTAATGATTCAGATAACAGAGTTGTTTCGGGCTGGATTTATTTAGATGGTCGTCGGTTATTTCAAATAGCGGCATCAAGAACCAACTTTCCTGAGCGTTCAGAAGATATTCAAAAGAAGTTGGAGAAAATTGGCCAAAATTACTTTCAATCACCAGCAAAAACACCAGTCAAAGTAGAAGTTCGGAAAGTCAACGAATTACCAGTAATTTATGTCAATGGTCAATATCTGATGACCGTTACTTCTGAAGATGCTGCACTCCGACAGGTAGATATATCAACATCAGCAAATCAAGTGGCCGAATCGTTACAAGAAGACTTGCAACAAGCAAAGCAAGAAAGGCAAACTCAATCTTTAATCAACCAAGGTAAAATTGCTGGCGGTATCGGACTGGCAATGATTGTTATGAGTTGGGGGGTATATAGCTGGCAGCGGCGTTCTCAAAATAATTTAGAACACTCCATTGCCTCCCAACCCCAAAGGGAACTCTTCAACTACCCAAAACCAGCAGATCAAGTAATTACAACACAACTAAATCAACAACAAAAGAATCATCTACAAGAAGTCAAAAGACGATTATTTCAGCTAAGTCAAGCCGGAATTTGGGGAGGTGGAAGCTTCTTTATTTTAGGTCTATTTCCCTATACACGAAGTTTTCAGGTAGGAATTCTTACAGCCGCCCAATTTCCTTTGCGATTAGGTGTCGTCTTCCTGGGAACCTATGTAGCAATCCGTTTGACCTACGCCTTGATTGACCGCTTTGCCTCCACTCTAATTAGCAGCGGTGCTTTCCTCACCCCAGAAAGTTCTGCACGGCTGCAACTGCGAGTTTCGACATTTTCTGGTGTGACTAAAAGTATAACTACTGCTATTTGGGTAGGAGTGGCCTTCTTGCTAGCACTGGTATCGTTGGGGATAGATATCGTTCCCTTGCTAGCGGGTGCGAGTTTAGTTGGTGTTGCATTGTCTTTGGCGTCGCAAAACTTAATTAAAGATGCGATTAACGGTTTCCTGATCATTTTAGAAGACCAGTATGCTTTAGGCGATGTGATTACTGTGGGAGACGTAGGAGGCTTAGTAGAAAATCTGAATCTGCGGATGACCCAAGTGCGGGATTCCGAAGGACGCTTGATCACAATTCCCAATAGTGAAATTAAAGTTGTTGCCAATCTTTCTAGTCGTTGGTCGCGAGCCGATTTAACAATTCCCATCGCCTACCAAGCCGATACAGAAGAGGCTTTGAAATTGATTGCAACTATTGCTGATAAAATGAATCAAGAAATGCAATGGCAGAGTCAAATTTTGGAACCGCCGCAAGTTTTGGGAATAGATCAATTTGGCGATCGCGGTTTGATTATCCGTGTCTGGATTAAAACACAGCCCCTTAAACAATGGGATGTTGCACGAGAACTTCGCCGCCGCCTAAAAGTTGCCCTAGACGAAGCGGGAATTTCCATCTCCGTGCCTCAACAAGCAATTTGGGTCAATGACGATCAGTTGTTAAATTTTCAAGGAAATGGCAAAGCTAATTAG